In Leptospira koniambonensis, the following proteins share a genomic window:
- the lepB gene encoding signal peptidase I, with protein sequence MFSLKKEFGEKEKKFDRKKFAQVISISLVVGFLFAAAIRIWFVFPFVPETEEMSPAFAKGKRIYISRFVRDSSLFLGDVVLVEHPTQKGKVTLVRIMGKSGDQISIKDKVLYRNGISEVQEKSDFSLQFKDARPAFSGTYSTRDNLSNLTIEDRNYFLLCDNRDDCVDSRDFGPIPFEKIIGKAL encoded by the coding sequence ATGTTCTCATTGAAAAAAGAGTTCGGAGAGAAGGAAAAAAAATTTGACCGAAAGAAATTCGCTCAGGTAATTTCTATATCTCTTGTGGTGGGATTTTTATTCGCGGCCGCTATTCGGATCTGGTTTGTATTTCCATTCGTCCCAGAAACGGAAGAGATGTCTCCGGCATTCGCCAAAGGAAAAAGAATTTATATCTCACGATTTGTTCGGGATTCATCTTTATTTTTAGGTGATGTGGTACTTGTCGAACATCCTACACAAAAAGGAAAAGTAACTCTCGTCCGCATCATGGGAAAATCAGGAGACCAGATCTCAATCAAAGATAAGGTCCTTTATAGAAACGGTATCTCCGAGGTTCAGGAAAAATCAGACTTCTCCTTACAATTCAAGGACGCAAGACCCGCATTCTCCGGAACATATTCTACTCGTGACAATCTTTCTAACCTAACGATAGAAGATCGAAATTACTTTCTTCTATGTGATAACCGAGATGACTGCGTGGATTCCAGAGATTTCGGCCCCATTCCTTTCGAAAAGATCATCGGCAAAGCCCTTTAA
- the gap gene encoding type I glyceraldehyde-3-phosphate dehydrogenase, translating into MTRIAINGFGRIGRLVFRSGIKDPNIEFVAINDLVTPDNLGYLLKYDSTHGRFNGTVEHTEDALIVDGKKVLCVSERDPEKLPWKDLKVDYVIESTGLFTDRVGAEKHIKAGAKKVVISAPAKDKDIPTFVMGVNNEKYDPSKDHVVSNASCTTNCLAPITKVVLDNFGIEEGLMTTIHATTATQPTVDGPSKKDWRGGRGAMQNIIPASTGAAKAVGLCIPEVNGKLTGMSFRVPTPDVSVVDLTVRTTKETSLKEISAKMKEASEGAMKGILGYTDEMVVSNDFLSSTLSSIYDADACIELNSRFFKLVSWYDNEMGYSNRVLDLIRYMVKKG; encoded by the coding sequence ATGACAAGAATCGCTATCAACGGTTTTGGCCGAATCGGTCGCTTGGTATTCCGTTCAGGGATCAAAGACCCAAATATTGAATTTGTAGCAATCAACGACCTAGTAACTCCGGACAACCTAGGATATCTTTTAAAATACGATTCTACTCATGGACGTTTTAACGGCACCGTAGAGCATACTGAAGACGCACTTATCGTAGACGGCAAAAAAGTTCTTTGTGTATCCGAAAGAGATCCAGAAAAACTCCCTTGGAAAGATCTGAAAGTTGACTATGTAATTGAATCTACTGGTCTATTCACTGATAGAGTCGGCGCTGAAAAACATATTAAAGCCGGAGCTAAAAAAGTGGTGATCTCTGCTCCTGCAAAAGATAAGGACATCCCTACTTTTGTAATGGGAGTGAATAACGAAAAATACGATCCAAGCAAGGATCATGTTGTTTCTAACGCTTCCTGTACTACTAACTGTCTTGCTCCAATCACTAAAGTGGTTCTAGACAATTTCGGGATCGAAGAAGGTCTGATGACCACTATTCACGCGACTACTGCAACTCAACCTACTGTTGACGGTCCTTCTAAAAAAGACTGGAGAGGTGGAAGAGGAGCAATGCAAAACATTATCCCAGCTTCTACTGGTGCTGCGAAAGCGGTTGGTCTTTGTATTCCTGAAGTAAACGGAAAACTAACTGGTATGTCTTTCAGAGTTCCAACTCCAGACGTTTCTGTTGTGGATCTAACTGTTAGAACTACTAAAGAAACCAGCCTAAAAGAAATTTCTGCAAAAATGAAAGAAGCTTCTGAAGGAGCTATGAAAGGAATTTTAGGATATACTGATGAGATGGTTGTTTCTAACGACTTCTTAAGTTCTACACTTTCGTCTATCTATGACGCGGATGCTTGTATCGAATTAAATTCCAGATTCTTTAAATTGGTTTCCTGGTATGATAACGAGATGGGTTACTCTAACAGAGTTCTAGACCTTATCCGTTACATGGTTAAAAAAGGCTAA
- a CDS encoding phosphoglycerate kinase → MQQLPRLENEDVKGKRVFLRVDFNVPLDNGKVSDKTRIEKTLPTIELLVKKGARVIIASHLGRPKGKPDPQYSMEPVYEVFKGLVKTSVIFSKDVIGENAVKLSKELKDGEILVLENLRFHKEEEENNAAFSKSLAALADVYVNDAFGAAHRAHASTEGIAHLLPSFAGLLMYKEITELSSLLSRPAKPFVAIIGGSKVSSKISVIKNLIEKVDHILIGGGMAYTFLKSRAIPVGNSLVERDFEVEAFQLIERAGVAGVDFQLPVDHVIGDKFDANAKTKTVDKMGILDGWMGMDIGPKTISNYEKVIKNAATIVWNGPMGVFEFDKFAPGTMAIAKAVSKSKARTVVGGGDSIAAINKAKVEDKITHVSTGGGASLEFLEGKKLPGVVALLNQ, encoded by the coding sequence ATGCAGCAATTACCCAGACTCGAAAACGAGGACGTCAAGGGGAAACGAGTTTTTCTGAGGGTCGATTTTAACGTCCCTCTGGATAACGGTAAAGTTTCCGACAAGACTAGAATTGAAAAGACACTTCCTACCATTGAATTATTGGTAAAAAAAGGTGCTCGCGTTATTATCGCGAGCCACCTTGGCCGCCCTAAAGGTAAACCGGATCCTCAATATTCTATGGAACCTGTTTACGAAGTTTTTAAAGGTTTAGTTAAAACTTCTGTAATATTCTCCAAAGACGTAATTGGAGAGAATGCCGTAAAACTTTCCAAAGAACTCAAAGATGGAGAGATCCTGGTTCTGGAAAATTTACGTTTTCATAAAGAAGAAGAAGAGAATAATGCTGCCTTTTCCAAAAGTTTAGCTGCTCTTGCTGATGTGTATGTAAACGACGCATTCGGTGCGGCTCATAGAGCTCACGCTTCTACGGAAGGAATTGCACATCTTCTGCCTTCTTTTGCAGGTTTGTTGATGTACAAAGAGATCACCGAACTTTCTTCTCTTCTTTCCCGCCCTGCAAAACCTTTCGTTGCGATCATCGGAGGTTCCAAGGTTTCTTCCAAGATCAGTGTGATCAAAAACCTGATCGAAAAAGTGGACCATATTTTGATCGGTGGAGGAATGGCTTATACCTTCTTAAAATCCAGAGCGATCCCTGTTGGAAATTCATTAGTAGAAAGAGATTTCGAAGTAGAAGCTTTCCAACTGATCGAAAGAGCTGGAGTTGCAGGTGTAGATTTCCAACTTCCTGTGGATCATGTGATCGGTGATAAATTCGACGCGAACGCTAAGACCAAAACCGTAGACAAGATGGGAATTTTGGACGGTTGGATGGGAATGGATATAGGTCCTAAAACAATCTCTAATTACGAAAAAGTAATTAAGAATGCAGCAACCATCGTTTGGAACGGTCCTATGGGAGTTTTCGAATTCGATAAATTTGCACCTGGAACTATGGCGATCGCAAAAGCGGTTTCCAAGTCCAAAGCCAGGACTGTTGTAGGTGGAGGAGATTCCATCGCTGCGATCAATAAGGCTAAGGTAGAAGATAAGATCACTCACGTTTCTACTGGAGGAGGAGCCTCCTTAGAATTTTTAGAAGGTAAAAAACTCCCCGGAGTTGTTGCTCTTCTAAATCAATAA